ATGGGAGCCTGAAAGCCTTTGGCTCGAAAGGTAAGGAAAGGATCGTTCCGTTCAGCTTCAGCATGGCTTGTAGATTTCATATCTTGCGCTTCCACCGCCTCCACCGATCCTGCAGTCGCATAAACAAACACCAATGGCATTCGAATAATGCAGCTCATGAAACAACTCAGCTAAGCTCTCAAACCATCATTGCAACCATGGCGGCTGCACTGCTCACCAGCAACTTTCTACCGGCTGAACACCCCCAAACACTCACTCCTCTGCAATGCCCATCCATTGCTCTCAGTTCCCCACGAGCACAACAGCGCACGCGCCATGGATTTCGCCGTCGCCCGGTTGCGGGCGGCCGTGCCGCCGTGTCCCGGCCGCGGCCAGCGCCGGCCCGGCCCCCACCACGAGCCGAGGCCACATGGGCAGCGCACCGGGAAGCCTAGCAGCCGCCTCTCTCTGCCCCGCTGCGCCCGGGAACAGGCCTCCTCCGCCTGCTCTGGGCTTGGTGACAAGACAGAGAACAAAATGGTTGGGATAGCCTGTCTTTCCCATTTAAGGACACTGCCGCCCTCTCCCGGCCGctctccccttccctcccctcccctcctgccCAGCACAAGCGCAAAGCAGAAATCTTGGCGTTTCTCGCGGCCCTACCACCGTGTCCGCCCGGTGCCCAGCGTCCTCCCACCTCCCCCGCCCGCCTCATCAGCTCGTCTCCTGTGATGACGAAGATGATGGTGGCCGGGTGTCAGAGGCTTCAATGTTCCCTTCAGCCTGTGGGTGTCCAAGAAGCGCAGGCCGCCGGGGCGACAAGGGAAATGGCTTCTCCGGCCTTGCATTGATGGGGTGCCCAGAGCAAGCATAAATATAGCCTACCAGAATTCATTCCCTCCCGAGCTCATCAGCCTCGgagcttctctctctctccttctccgTTCCCTTTGGCTAGCTCCAGCTCTGGTCCGCTCTAGCCAGCTAgtttttttcctctctctctctctctctctctctctctctctctctctctctctcggtctCGTCTTGTTTCTCTTCCCCCCTTGAACCTTGATCGGTCCTGATTCCGGCCTGCCATGGAGTCCTCCTCCCACATCAccggggacgacggcggcgagggctgcAACAGCTGCGAGTCCGGCTGGACAATGTACCTCGCCTCCCCGATGCATggcgacgacgccggcggcagcggcaaaggAAGCGGCAGCGAAGGGAGCAGCGTGGATGATGGCTACGGATACATCATCAGCGACAGGAGGAGCGGCAAGAAGGCTTACGAAGATTACGCagacgccgacgacgacgattcCCTGGCGTCCGACGCTTCCACCGGACCTGCCAAAGAGAAGGCGCCGTCGTCCCTGCCGGAAGACGGCGAGAAAGAAGACGACGGAGGCCGCGGGAAGAACAGCGGCGCTGCCGGCAAGGAGGACGAGGAAGAAGGCGACGTGGGAACCAAGTTCCCGACGACCTCCCGCAAGAAAGCCGGCAAGGTCGACAAAGGCGGGGAAGGCAACTCGTCAAGGCGAGGCAACAACAAGAGAGGCAGCTCCTCACGGAGAAGCTTCTTCCTCTGGTAAATTAAACGATCGACCAGACTATATGTATTAGTGTACTAGGATGCTGTACGTCTCGTGCACCTTCTCGCCATTGCCGATTGAGCTCTCAGAACCTTGTTAGAAGAAGCATCGAGCATGCATTCATGGAGATCAAAGGGAAGGCTCCTTTTTGGTCCTTGTTTTTGCCTTCCGTGGCGTTCTCCTCCTCGTTGACCACCCAGTAGTAGGCTAGCCGTTGCcgtgtaaaaaaaaaatctactgtAACCTCTGGTCATTGATCTTCAGTGCCCTGCTTTTAATGTTGCTTGCAATCTCCTTCTGTGTTTCTAGATATTAATGAACAACTGCTCTAGCTCAGAACCTACATACTGGCCAGATGGATTTAGGTTTCATCGAGTCATTGTGGGCATAACAGTAAACAGAAAATAAAGTTTCCTGCTCCCCCAGTATCTAGAATGTCaggaatgtgtgtgtgtgtgtgtgtgtgcatatTCTGTTGTTGCAATAGAATATTTTTCAGAAAAAAGAgggcacatgcacacatgctATCTTCCTACCAAAATCGCCATATGTAACAACATCTCAGCAAAGAATAATATCCATCAATCATCACAACCTAAGTTCAACCAAACATAAAGAAGCAGGAACATGTATCGATCGCAGGCAAACGtgttgctagctgctgctgctagcttTCCAAGCCATCATCTTGCCAACTCACATTCCCCAAGCAGATGCTGAGAGCAGGTGGCCTTGGCTAGCCTGAACTCAACTGATCATTTGCTGGGCATGGCATGGCTGCCCATCATGTGGTAAGTATCCTATATAACAATGGAAGAGGGGGGCAGAGGAATGAATTATGTGGCCTAAACTCCAGAGCAGAGGAATATTTGTCTAACCACACCACTCATGCAGCATCAAGGCAGCAATTGCTGCACATGCTGTGGACAGGGTGGAAACAATGATTTGCCCATCACACAGGCCAAgctaattaatggccataaacAAACCTACAATGATGTAAGCCGGTTTATGTCTCTAAAACAGCCCCTCTTGTATATTGTTTTTCCTTGCCACACCAAatcaacaaaataaaataaaaataaaaatatgcacGCCTCATGTTCTAGAAGAATATGTGTAAAATGGCAACATGAGTACAGCTAATGCACCTCTTTTTTGCACCAATCTCCTTGTATAATGGTGGCAATGAGCTGCTAGACTTTATACAAGAATTAAACAAGGTACGGTTGCGTCTCCTCTAATGTGTGGTGGCAAGCAACATGCAGCAATTAAGCCCCGCGCCAATAATTCGTCATGAACGAACTTGATCATAGAAACGTATGATGCGGGTCtgcacagcccaataaagcatGGAAACAACAGAAGATGCACAAGGGACTCCAGCTATCACCTGCTATTCTCATGTTTGATTCTTTTCAATCCAGAGCTGCAAGTGGCGAAAGGCGACTTTGGCGCCGTTTCGATTCGATAACCGTCCTCCCTCGCTGGGAAACAATGCAGGCAAAGATACGCCTCTGAACTGaactctgaactctgaagagCAAGGTGGCGTCCTCATCCCTGGATGAGAAGCATGCAACAACAAGCATTTTCAGTGAGAAGTTTGGTAGCCTCTCTTCAGGGACAGGATGAAAAACGGGTAATGGTAGTCACACTGGACAGTGGACACTGCAAGCGATCAACTGAAAACCAAAATAAGCAATTTCAGATATGGAAAAGCAAAACAGAGATCTATACATCCTGTGGTACCAAGGACAGAACTGAGATGCTCGTAGAGAATTATATAATCTTCTGCTCTACTGTCTGACCATACCAACAATCTATGGTACATGAAAGGAAAGGAATGCTtctacaaaagaaaattttcagaATCTTGATTTCAAGTTACTGGACAAGAACAGGGGCCACCTGAACACAAACTCTGCAAGTTGTGCACGTAGTCGTAAAACGAGGCAAAAAGGTCATGACCCCTTTTACTTTATATAGTTCATCAGAACATCGAAATTCTTATTTTAGATGTAAGCCCCTAATCCATCAGAACATCAAAGTGGACCACAGTCGATTCTGAACTCGAAGTTTTTTCTGTCGTGGACATCTTTCATGATCAGTTAGACCATGGCAAAACCTTTGATCTTAAACAAATGGACTATAGTTGACTAATAAGATTAGATTTCAGATGGAAGTGACTCTGTAGTCAATGTCCAGCTCTTGATCTTAACAAATTATAGCGTTGGGACGCACTAATCTCATATGTTAAGTCATTAGCCTGTAGCAACTAGGTTTCAAACCACAAAAGTACATTCAGCTGCGATTCTTTCAGCCTAACTCCTGTAGCAACATGCGCTGTCTCTCTGCAACTAGGTTGATTTCCCTAACACTTGTTGTAGAGAGACAACGCCAGACTGTTACCGTTATTGTATTTCTAACTGGTTTGCCAAATATTGAGGTTGCTCTTGAAGGAGTAACATGATCTCTTCTTTTAGCTACATTTTTAGATAACTAGTGGATGTGCACGTTGCCTGTGGCACGTGTTTAAATAacaattatatttaaaaatatcaaATGTTTAAgaaataattatatttaaatATATTAGTATGCAGTAGCTATAATATTATAGAGTACAAAATAATAAGTAGTAATACAAATACAGAGTAATTGTAAACTGAGACCTAAATATTATTTTAGAATAATGAAATTTAAAAGTACTTCACAATATACATATAATCTTACTCACACTCaacaaaattctaacaagaatATATATAAGAATAATCTCATGATAGACATGTCACGGATCAAGATAAAAAAGGTATGTTTACACGTGTACACCAAACATTTATTCAATCATAGTGCATTGTAGCAGCTGAAAACATTCAGATAATTTGGGAGGTCATAATCATAGTGCATTTTTCTTAGCCTTCTGATCATCTGTCATATTAAGGTACTTTTTGTCTTTCGCCCTCCATCGCTCGACCAGAGATAATTCCGGAAGAACTATCACATGATTCGAAAAATGTAAGAATGTTAGTAAATTGATACTATGCATATGATCTAGCTATAATATTAATAATTAACAATACCATATGCTTTGTATACAGTGCTTGTACCTTCCATTGGAATTGTTTGGAAAGTATCACTGCGATGCAACCATGAATAATCAAAATCATATGTAGTTCTCTCATTTAACTCAGAAGTTAGATGCTCAACAACGCTATTGGAGGTATTTGTTTCATTAATCACATAGGCAACATCTACATAAGGTAAATGCATTTGAGTTAGCAGACTCACACACTGATGGGTacaatttattttaaatatacCTGGTGTGGTTGTCCCGTCTAACTCAGAAGTCGTTTGCTCAACAACGCCATTGGACGTATTTGTTTCATTAATCAAAGGAGCAACACCTGCATATGGTCAATACATTTTGAGTTAGCAGACTCACATACTGATGTGTCGGGTTGTAAAAAATATACCGAGATTCTCTGTATCATTCCGAGCAGCTTCTCTTTCGGCCTTTTTCTAATGATAACTTTCTCGCCTCTTAGCATTCAACTCGGCTTTTTTTTATCAGCTGGCATGCTTGCATATTTCTCCCTAGCCCTTTGCCGCTTAACTTCCCTTTGCTTGGTGCAATCAACTGGAATTCCAAATGTTATAGTTTATGAATTAtgggtgtcagacccggggcagcgggactgcttacagacatagaatgttctagagtaagggatagctcatggatgtaccttacctctttttgtaactacccgaataggcgtagaactagctacagtacaaggaaactacgcGATCGTgttgtactcagctaggactttccatgtaaccctgtcctcccatatatataagggcgggcatggaccccctcaaaagacatctacacctaaggcattATAAATcaccacacaagacgtagggtattacgcaactcgcggcccgaacctgtctaaatctttgtgtttcttgcaccattgagttccagagccgtcgatccctacctacaaaccctactgctaagggtatccctgagcaggcttcgcggtaaacaccgacagctggcgcgccaggttgGGGACTCGgtgagttcatcggcgagttcgatggccactttcgctttcagcaccatgacgcctcccagaggcgccaccttcatcttcagttcatgggtctgcgtcgccaatggttcaggcggcttcgatagctacttaaccaactctcccacgcCGAAGAGCTCCATGTTagaagactccaacaagctcgccagatctcatgatcgtggcgttatgttgcttcccgaccttgcCAACTAGATCGAGCcgaaactcaaaaacaactcgagttctactcggactcagattgatctcaaaccaaaatccactcggattgggactcttatCGTGCAACCCGTCTTTGGTTTGCGCAATTCATCGTCtgtttacaaacagatgattagatcctTCTATGAAAATAGTTTGGATCGCCTACTTCACGTCGAAGAccaatcagccaccgctagccgggaggcacccgttttttacgtttacccagatccagtcgagtcatctcaagacagcctggaattcatcaccaatgcactggctaagatgcaactcaaatcttgccgaggtcataccctcgcagaactactcgacaacctgcgagaagttgccagcattgatgatctcccatttcaacacggcactcccctcgaaaccgagagggaaactggctccggtggaactgtcctagctgattacgaatcagacctggaaagcttctctcaggagcgtttggttccggtaatcatccagcccgaaggtgctccaagccaccatgatcctaacgaagccttggatcagatctcagcaaACAACTTGACCCAAGATgctccagctgatgaagacgaagtcACTCGTACAACCCGCAAGGAAAGGAATCAACGCAAAGAAGTGTGCAGGGACTTGTGCGGCCGAATGTGCTCATCTCCCTccacgcaacctcaacaacgaattcaacaatgctgcggatcccatcttcagaacaccaatcgccgcaatgacagaagcaaccctgcgactcatgacgatgccccagaatcccgagttggaatgagtcataaatctcaccaaaaatgttgttgaacaactcgagagacagaaccccctgtcctcgcttcacggtacgcgatcaagggctaccgcaacagcaatacctcaagcaagccatACCCCCagaggccaccagcgtcaacagcagcaggaacatcagaaccgaagaaaccaagaggatcaggaagctgcgagtagtgatcgccccagaggtggccaaccacaagcaaatcaagctcctggctctcagccaaaccgcaacaacaataaccgtgggaacaacagggaagaggtagccgattccattgtggacgcacgagacatcatcaacgcaagacgcagagcgCAACCTGCGGACAACTCcgaccgcttccaagccctgagcaaggctttcgacaatatcgagtacccgaaggatttcaagcctacgaacatccaaaagtacgacggtaagcaagaccctgctcaatgattacgtttatactcgaccgctattagtgttgctgggggagacaccaacactaAGGTCCTTTACCTCCCGATGGCCCtagagcccgcacccctcacgtggctcgaaagcttggcacgcgagtcaatccactcgtgggaggacctcaagaaggcgttcgtcgacaacttccaagggtctctacatcgagtagctactcgtcatgccctatccatgatcaagcaggagcaaagcgagtcgatcagatcctatgtcaagcgcttcttcgacacaagagccaccacccccaacgtcgccgacgacgacgtcatcgacttcttccagagcggcatcaccgtccagtcactATACCGCGACTTTGGGCGCAATCGGCCCAAAACGGTGGTAGATTTACAGGACATAATGCAGtgctgggcagatgaagaggagcaagaacgcagtcgctttccccgccgtaacaacgacaacaacgggaagcgccacaacaaccgtggagggcccagcaactagcgggatcctacgcgtaagcgtaagcctgacgacactgtcggcactatggatcgcacaccgcgtggtaagaagggcgacaaaccgcaggaccagttcgacaagatacttcacaacaaaagatgtcaaatccaccccaagagcaaccactcgatgtggaagtgtacgatcctgcgcaaatccttccagttggcacctgcaactgctccaaagaaagaacaagacaaagatgatgaagacgacaagaaagaccgtgatggtttccaacagcagcaaaatgtcatcaatgccatatttggaggagattctagcttctccaagcgagctcagaagctcctactcagagagatcctctcagtcgaaccagcaattcagaggccactcaaatatagcgaggtccccattaccttctccagggaggatcagtggaccagcttctctgaacctagaaagttcccgctagtactcgatccagtcgttcagggctccaatcttactcgagtactcatcgacggcggaagtgggctcaacctgatctttgcaagcacactgGTAAAGATGGGtctcaactatatgagtctgcttactccaagcaaggctccgttctatggcatcgtccccggaaattcctctcctccaattggctcggttaccctcccagtcacatttggtaaaGAACAGAACTTTCggacagagtacatcaaattcgaagtagccgacttcgagtcCTGTTatcatgctatcttgggaagacctgcactagccaagttcatggcagtgccgcactatgtctacctgctcctcaagatgccaggcaacacaggagtcctttcactacggggagacctccccaagtccttcgagtgcgacaaggaagcaataaaTCACGCTTCTACTATCCgggttcctagctctgtcagcaaaatacttgctgctgctaaagaactctcactcaaggagtcgatgccttccaagaagccaagccaatcatcaattaaaccaaccaatggtgtgggcaccaagactatccagctacaagagggagacgactccaaaacagccatcatcggagcaggactgggtgacaaataggaactcgagctcgtcaacttccttagggccaactgagacgtattcgcgtggaaaccagcggatatgccagggatgcccaaggagttgatcgagcatgacttgaaggtcgaccctaaagcaacaccaaaaaagcaacAATTACGACGGTTCCCACCGGACAagtgagaagccatcaagaaagagccggcaaaactactcgcagctgggttcatcaaggaagtctaccatcctgattggttggccaaccctgtgctcgtccagaagaagaacaacaacgagtggagggtgtgtgtcgactacaccgatctaaacaagcactgcccaaaggatcctttcgggctaccacgcattgatcaagtaatcgactcaacagcaggatgtgtcctgttatccttcctcgattgctactcagggtatcatcaaatcaccctgaaagaagaagaccaaattaagacggccttcatcaccccttacggggcatacgcctacaagaccatgtccttcagGTTGAAGTACGCTGGCGCtacctaccagcgtgcgatacaacTATGCTTCTccgatcagctacatcgcaatgttgaagtcTATGTTGACGATGTTGTTATCAAAacaaagacccaggatcaattcattactgacctggaagagaccttcaacagcctccgaaaattctgcgggaagctcaacccaaccaagtgcatctttggtgtaccctctggaaaactactcggattcatcgtcagtaacCAAGGAATTAAggctaatccagagaagatcaatgccatcgtggccatggacgctccagctaccatcaaggacatccagaagcttacaggctgcatggcagccttgaatcgattcttgtctaggcttggcgaacggggaatacccttcttcaaactcctaaagagacaagataaattcgagtggactacagaagctgcGGAAGCACTCAAGAATCTCAAGCATAATCTCCAGTCATCGCCGATTCTAACATTCCCACTACccggtgaggaattactcctctacatcgctgcgactacccatgtagtcagtacggcgatagtagttgaacgcccggaggaaggccacgcttacggtgttcagagaccagtctacttcatcagcaaAGTACTATCTGAattaaaggttagatatccatcaattcaaaAACTTCCGTATgaaattctaatcacctccaggaagctccggcattactttgacgaatacaagatctcagtcataactgacttcaCATTgagggatatactccacaatcgggatgccactggacgaatctcaaagtgggcagttgaactgggagctttggaaatcaacttc
The Panicum virgatum strain AP13 chromosome 6N, P.virgatum_v5, whole genome shotgun sequence genome window above contains:
- the LOC120679315 gene encoding protein SOB FIVE-LIKE 4-like, producing the protein MESSSHITGDDGGEGCNSCESGWTMYLASPMHGDDAGGSGKGSGSEGSSVDDGYGYIISDRRSGKKAYEDYADADDDDSLASDASTGPAKEKAPSSLPEDGEKEDDGGRGKNSGAAGKEDEEEGDVGTKFPTTSRKKAGKVDKGGEGNSSRRGNNKRGSSSRRSFFLW